The genomic interval AAAGTATAAAACTGTCAAGTCTTTTCAGGCCATCGGCCAAAATGTCTGATGCGTCCTCCCAGGATAGCCTTTACAATCCCCGAGCACTGAGTCCTTCCCTCTGTCTGCCACAGAAGAATTTCATCACCGTGGAGTACTGTGCAAGGGCTGCCACAGAACCTTTTCAGACTAAATCGTTTGTAATGTCTGTAATATCAATCCACTTTCAAATAACTGCTGTCTCTTAGTTGACCATCTCAGTTGACCATCACTGGACCCTGAAGCATTACATTTAGCTTAGTTGACCATCTCAGTTGACCATCTCTGGACCCTGAAGCATTACATTTAGCCCAGAGAGTATAATTCAGTAGAGGTGTCCCTTATGGTCCTCTTAGTAATGAGCACTGTCTTATTAAGGTGCTCTCCAGAAAAAAGGCAACTGGACCGCTAAAAAGGTTCTGCTCACCTGCTAAGGTGGGGTAGAAATCCTTGAACTCTGTGACCTCGTATGACCCCTCACAGGCGGCGAGACAGAGGTCATATACTTTCAAATACTCTGTAGCCGCCTGCTCCATGTTAAATGCACTGTTACTGAAATCCCCTGCATTGAACAACTTCACAGCTTTTAGAAAAGCACCCTGAAGAAAACAAAGAGTATAaagttagagagagacagaaaaaagtgtgtgtgtgtgtgtctgtttttgtgtgcattggGGTGGCCACTGCATTCAGTCCCTCTTTGTATTTGATAACAATGAAGTAATATAGCAATGTATGTGTAGTCTATATGAgggtgtttgaatgtgtgtaaatgtgtgtgtgtgtgtgtgtgtgtgtgtgtgtatgagcatgataaaaatctagacttaagaccaaactaccTCATAGAGTTTCTCCTCATGGTCAATGAGATACTCGTCCACATCGAAGAGACTCTTGTAGTAGTTCATGTTCTTGGTGAGGAGAGGTTCTCCAGGGTTCCTCTGCAGGAACGTGTGGGCGGCTGACACAGCCTTCTCCAGGTAATTCAGCTAGAGGAGGGGGATACAGACACAGATAAAACAGATATAAAATTGTGTTCGTTTGTAGAAGacgtacattgtgtgtgtgtgtgtgtgagagagagagagagagagagagaaagagaaaatgacaAAGATTTAAACCTCCAGAACGAATGTCAGCAGTATCAAATTTATAAAAATTAGCAATTATTTATCAAAGTTTATACTGTTTAGAATTTAATCTGATTTGAACAGCTGGTCCAACTCATCAACTATTACTTTAAAAGAGCATAAAGCATGCACAGCTTGCATACAGGCCATAATGGAATCACTCCTGGTCTTACTGTTCAAATCTGATCAAAGTAACATCCCTAATTACCTCCACAGTACACATCTGTGTCCCCCCTCCAAGGGCATAGGTAATACAGAACTACGATAAGCCAAAAGgctctatttaaaaaaaaaaatcacacaggAGATGCTTCCTGTCAATGTTTTCAAAGTGCTGTCATATCAGGTAGTTTCATCTCTGGTCTAAATGGATGTTCACCAGCAGCAGTGTAATACTTAGTTTTACGGGGCATGTAGTAAGCATGCATTGAACCGCACGCAGAGGGTCATGGGAAGACTGTGTTTTTGCCAGAGCAATATAATTAGGCAAGACCCAAACCAGTAGTTAGGTTTTTTCAACAAGACACTTTGACGAGAGGCAGTGAATGTGAATGCTTCCTGAAGTCAACTTACATAAAGTCATGGTCCCTGTACAGAGAATGGACCATTTGCATAAGAATGCTGATGCCCCTAGGAAAATAACAACCTTGTCAGAGAATTTGAACATGTTGAGCTGATTGGGCCAACTTTCAGACATGGTGTGTTTATATAATAATGTTGCTATCTGAAAGTCTGATTGAACTGAATAACATTAACTTGTATGGATCCGATAACGTTGAATTACGTGTCTGAATCGGCGAGGGCAATGCTGGACCTCAGAGGTTGATGAATGGCAGACCGTTTGAGTTGACTGAACCCCTCTTGGGCAGTGACCAGATGTCTTCCGCATGTGGTGCGCTCAGGAGGCCAAGAGAATGAGCCTTTTGTCCGTATAGTTCTCTGATGTGTGTATTTAGTAGGGGGGTTAGATATTTGAAGGGGCGCAGTCTGGATAGGGGGACGTGGCATCTCCTTGTGCTGAGCTGAGTTCACCTCTCTGTCGGCTAGAGGGCTGTACAGAGTACAGCCAGGAAAACCTCCGCGCACATTTGAAAACCAATATTGCTGATATTGCCCAGCGTACAATGACAAGTGACATTTAATGAACGTATCACAagcaaactatttgtttattAGCTTACTATTATAGTGACACATGCATCAGGTAAATATTTTGGAGTGGCCACAGGACTTAGCCTATCCCTTCAAGCAGTTCATCCTTCTCTGCTAATCTACTTTTCCAAGTAGCCCTGCAACTAAGTATTTTTGACACATGAAGGCCCCTATATCTGACCATAATTCAGACTGGGTTATAAACTCCCCTGGCTGGCTATTGACACATCTAAACCAATCCATAAAATCAATGTTGCGAAATGTTAAttgctgtaggcctacccaaATGCTGTACCCAACAACTCACTCCAAACTAATACACTTTCCTGTTCGCTAATTGTTATAATTCCTCGTAAAGCTCATGGGCACCAGAGTAGCCCCTACCTGGAAATACGCATACTGCATGTACCGGTATGGCTCCCTTCTTTCAAAAGCCTCTAAGGTCACTCTCTTTGGATAGGCTACTGAAAACACCGGGAAGTTCTTCTTGCAGTTTTTAAGGCAGGATGCCCGCTGTAAAAAGTGTCCCATTATCCGAAGACTGGTATCCTGAAAGAGTTCGTCATGGTCCCGGCTGACCTGACTGCAGTTCTGGCTACAGTAGGCTTCGCTGTCCTTTAGAAGTCTGTGTAGCCGTAAACTTAATTCCAGATATTTTATACTCTCCTTCCAGTTCTGAACACCATACTGCTCCAGCGCGTATCCATACGCCGACTCCAGTGGCATCAGCTCCGACTGTGGAAAACTCTTGAAGCTGTACTTCTCATACTGAGCTTGCGCCGGTACGGAAGCAAATAAAATTGTCCATACGCAGACATATAGAGCGATTTCTCTTATGCTGTGGGTAGGAGAGGCCATGTTATGGATTACCGGTAAGATCATCGACTGTCCTTTCCACCAACCATTAAAAAATCTTCTGTGACCAACAATCCAGGTTTTAGCAGTAAGTGTTCATGTCTGTCTGCACGTATGCTGCGCTTTGGCCCGATGTGAATGGGCCGGGAGGCGGGGACGGAAAAGTCTACTAGATTTTTCTACCGTTTTAACGGGAGTTGTGCGGCAGACGGTGATTTGGGGGTTGAAAAGTTTCCCCGGGTCTCAACGCCGCCTATTTACCACGCGTTAAAACACTCCATTGCTGCCTCAATTTTGTATAAACGCCTTGTTGAGCTGACAAAGCATCAGGTAAATTACAGGCAGTAGCATGACATACATATTTTAGGACCGAATATTTAAACCGCCAATCCCATTAAGAGCAGGCCAACTGACGAGAGTAGTTTAGTTTTTAGGCTGCCTGGGGGCGCATTTTGCACGGCCAGTTAAAGCCACCCCCAACTTTACACGTTGAGACTGAAACTTGAATCACACATTTTTCCTTCTCAGGAGAAAAAAATGTGGTCGCTTGCATGTGCGAATTAATGGAGTAATATTCCCCAACATTGAATGAATGACATCCACTTCTTTAATAAAATGTTATGTTTTAAATAAGGAAACAAAGAATGAAATGTCAGTGGTTGGATAGCAAACGTTGGCAAACTCAAATCGAGACTAATCTAGTCCTTGTAGGACCCTGCAGCGATTCACAAGCAGTAGCCCCCATTACTTGCTGTTTGGGCCTTCAATCTCTGATGTCTAACGAACGTTAAACACGAATGCCTCTACCTAAACCTATTGAATAAACTCGCTCAAATACGCTGTAAGTCTTTCTTTCAAATCCAAAAGGCATGTGTAGTCCATTAAAGTTCTGTTTAATATCTACAAAACGGTTCTAAACAACAGCATACGATAAACTAATATGCATGGTTGATATTCATGGTTTCGGGCAGGCAGCGACTTAACACGTTTACAGATTCTTGGGAGAGGGGGAGCAAGTTTGGGGAGAGAGCGAGCCCCCACCGTTCCGTGATGCGTAAAATGGTCAACAGTCTAACAGGCCCTTCATTTTCACCGCCCCTGCAACTGAAGAGAAAATAAAAGTTGAAGCTCCTGCAGAAGACCTTAAACGTCGGAGAAAATAGCTGTTGAGTACACCACAGAAGACGGGACATTTGAAATGGAGCTGAAGTACATGTTGGTTATCGCTGTCATCTCAGTAATCTATGTAAAGTGTGATTCTAGTCCATTGGATGACTTGGTTATTGATCGCTACTCCATACCCGCACTTTGTCCAAGAGAAGTGCAAACCGGGGATTATGTCCGATATCATTTCAATGGAACTCTTCTTGATGGGAAAAAGTTTGAATCGAGGTAAGCTACATTACGCGCTAACCATCGGGTTTAGACCAGATTTCGCAGAAGACAAATTACCGATTTCCAGGCTATTGAGATAATACGAGATTAAAATAACATTATTTCGTTTGCTGCGCACATTCTTGATCTGCGCCCCGGAAATTGGATGCAAGAATCTGACTGTCCTGCATCTCCATGTTATACTTATTTGGTGTTAATTGTAGGCTAGGTTGTGCAAAACCCGATCTGTTGTAGCAATGGTCACAAATGTTTTATATTAAATGTACGGGTGGATTTATTTTGCTTTTATTACCATGTGACCAACCAAGTTCCACAGCGAGGACATCGCAGTGCAGAAGTTTATTCATTGCATAGTCCAAGTGGTAACGTTTTGCGTTAGTGACGCACTTAGGTCATGCATTGTCCTAGCAGTTCTCATATAGTTCTCTCGAAAAGCAGCTCGGATGAGTACTCCTATCAAATCAAAACCGCAGCTTGCCACGCATGCAAACCTCGACCAGTCACAGCGTCAGTAGCTAGAACCAACTTTGCATCTCTCAATACTTTCAGTGATTATAGGGATATACTGTGGATTTGCTATTCCTGCCCCTTACCTCCCCCACTCCTACACCCAAATCGTTGTGTTCAGTCATGATAAAGGTAAACCATTCGTGGGCCAGGTCGGACTGGGTAGCGTGGTGATCACCGGGCTGGATCGGGGCGTGCtgggaatgtgtgtgaatgaacgCAGGAAGCTCACCATCCCCCCTCATCTGGCTTATGGAGTCCTTGGTGCAGGTAACCGACGACGGATGACATCTTATGtataacatttacatttattcatttagcagacgcttttatcaaAAGCGACTTAAAGTATTAGGCCAATAGGCCTTATTTTTGGAAGAGGACCATGTTAAACACAAGCCTGTTAAGAACCCCGTTTGCAGTGACAatgttacagtaggctacttgtctAAAATTAGTGTTAAGGTTGGGATTGGAGTTCCTTCCCCTCACGCACGATCAGACGCCTTCTCTTCACCCCTTTCTCCAGGTACAGTGATTCCTCCAGACACCACCCTGGTTTTTGACGTTCTCTTGCTGGATTTATGGAACACGGATGACAAGGTCCAAACCATCACCCTCAGCAAGCCTCAAGACTGCAAGCGCAAAGTGGTTTCCACAGACTTCGTTCGGTACCACTACAATGGAACTCTGCTGAATGGAACCTTGTTCGACTCCAGGTGAGTTGGTTAGGTTGGTTATATAATAAAACGGGGAATGAGATATTTGTTCACACTCCTGATTCCAACAGGAATAGGCAAAGTGAAAATATGTGGTGTTATAGCCTAAGGCAGTGGTCGGCAACCTTTTCTCTTGAAAGGGACATTTTTTTGaccagaaataaaaataaatctgtctGGGGCCACAAATATATCGGAACCATTTAAAAGAAATCAGTTTAAACATGTTTATCTTTATTAGCCTCAGGCATATGGCATACGCCCCATACTCTGCATATGCTGTATTGTACAGTACAATATGTACTCTAAATGTTAATGTGTTGGGACAGCGTGAAGCTTAATGACTATATGAAATTGTTCCATTTTTAGAGAAAGCCAGGGAGCCGCTAGAGAGGAGCTAGAGGGCCGCAGGTTGCCTAGGCTACCCCAGGCCTAAGGAGATAGGAGAAGGAGATAGCAGTTGCCTTGTGTATTATCCCCAGTTATCCCATTTCATTCAATTGCACCAGCAACTAAAAGTGAACTGACaatttgaaacaaaaaaaaaatgacattgttCCAACCTTATTGGAGATACATTTGATATTTTCCTTCTTAATTATTGTGGTAAATTCACCAAATTCTTTAAATCTGTTGAATTCCTGTGTGGAAAATTCACTAGACTGTTTGGCACATTAACCATATAAGGGAACAACAGTGAATTATAATTGACCATTCAGAAATAGATTACCATTCAGAAATAGATTACCATTGTTGTTTCTCTACAATAGAAAGAAGCAGTTGCGATATAGGCACTTATCTTAGGGTAATTCCCTGGCACATTAACAAGCTTTTTATCTGTATACATATTTGCATAATAtctgaaaaaaaagtgtgtttgcAGTGCGTCTGGCCTGGACATTCACTAATaagagtgtaagtgtgtataaACACCAGCAGGTATGCCTGTTTATACTACTCAAGTGTATGCAGGTTGCTTGTGCAGACATCTGCGTTTGTAATTGCATAATTCAGCTGGTGAGCCAGACTCCTCAAAGAAAGGCTTTGCTTGTCTTTTTGCTCATCCCATGCAGCCATGCCAGAGGGCAGACGTATGACACGTATGTTGGCCAGGGTTACCTGATCAAAGGCATGGACATAGGCCTGctgggcatgtgtgtgggagagagacggTCCATCATCATCCCCCCATTCCTGGGCTACGAGGACAAGGGATATGGTAACCATGGTTTCtgacccttttcatgcatgtctgttTCAATCAGCAACAAATGGTGTTATTTTCAAGTAGCTTCTCTTGTTTTTAAGGATTTTTCTACTTTTTTGAGTCAATTCCTATCAAGTAATCAGTAGCAAATGCTACATTACACATATCCCAAATGAAGGGGTTCAGGTTGTACTGTATAGCCGTTGGTTGCAATTACAGAACATTCACTCTCAGACTTATGCCATTGCCGTGACCCTCCCCTTGTCCAGGTAATCAGATCCCCCCATACGCCTCTCTGATGTTTGATGTGGTGTTGGTTGACCACTTCCATACCAACGACACTGTAGTGTCTGAGATTCTGTATACACCTGAGCTGTGTTCAAGGAAATCGGTGTCAGGCGATTACATCCGCTACCACTACAATGGCACCCTCCAGGATGGGACCCTCTTTGACAGCAGGTAAGCTACTACTGGTGCTGTCATGGTAGAAGAACAGAAAAACATTACTCAGTTATAACATCAGTCAATGTACAATTACTGTCCCCAAGGGGAAACTGGTTTACAGTGAAAGACACAAAGTAACATCTAACCAATAACAGTACATAGCGTCTTTCAAAGCACCCCAAGGTCATTTTACAGAGTAAAcacggcgtagtcgccagcgttcccgtgTAACATCTAACCAATAACAGTATGCCAACAACACCAGGGCAGATTTTAGAGGAGGGTGATAGGAGACTCGTCTCCATACAGCTCAAGcacaagtgaacacacagagcacagtcTCTTCACTGTGCAAAGATCATAAGAAAAGAATGTGACTGTGATTGTAGTGTCTAGTTTAAACTTGCTGTGTGGCCCCAACACCGTCAGCCCGTCAGTGTGGCCCCTGGAGGCAATCAGACAAAAATGCGACTGATAAGGTCCATACTGGCAATGAGTTCATGACTCCATCTCTCACTGTCCTCACTAGCTACCAGCGCAACAGCACGTACAACACGTACATCGGGATGGGCTTCGTGATCCTCGGCATGGACGAGGCTCTGCAGGGAGTGTGTGTCGGAGAGAAGAAAAAGGTCACAATCCCACCTCATTTGGCCTACGGCGAGAAGGGGCTGGGTGAGTGGGAGGAAGTTGAACACTATGCACAACGCACAGGCCATGAACCTCCACTTTGCTTTGTAAACAGCAGTCAGATCTGTTTTCATACATAACTGGTTCAATTCAACATAATTGGttatttatatcatgtttaaTCAGCTCACTTTCCTTaatactctctttttctctctctctctctctctctctctttttcagagGGCATGATCCCCGGGTCTGCAGTGCTGATCTTTAACATTCACGTGATCGACTTCCACAATCCCAACGACACTGTGAATATCCAGGTGACCCATAAACCACAGGTCTGTAATCAGACCACCGAAGTCAATGACCTCATCCAGTACCGTTACAACTGCTCTCTCATGGACGACACTCTGCTCTACACCTCGTGAGTTGCCAAACGCCTCGGCTTTCAGCGCACCGTTGCACGCAAACCCACTGGAGGAAAAAATGTGTATGGGCACTCTGTGGTCAGCAGCTCAGATGTGTTAACCAACTAACCAACCATCAGTCTTATCCTCGTGTCCGAGTGAACTTGTGTGTCTCCAtcttgtctccctccctcttgctgtcctctccatctctccactctcctctctgcagAGATAGTCATAATCTGCCCCCTCGGACCCAGCTGGGGGCTGGCAAGATCATCCAGGGTCTGGACGATGGGCTCCAGGGCATGTGCGTGGGGGAGAAGAGGGTGGTCATCGTGCCCCCTCACCTTGGTCATGGGGAGAGTGGAGGTAAGGCAGGGAGGGCCACAGGGTTAAGAGCAAAGACTGTGGAAAGCCTGGACAGCATGGTGTTAATCACGTACGCTCTGAAGGAATTAAGACAAAATTAGTCGGCCATATTGGCAAAATTTCAGCCAGattgactgtgtctgtgtagtgtgtgtttggagcCAGACTTTCATAGTAAACAGGAAACTGCTGATGTCCACCCAGAATTGACCATATTTGGCTAGATATCCGCCATTTTAGTTCCCTCTGGTGTTATCACTCACTGCGCTCCCatatttccccttggggatcaataaagtatctatctatctatctatctatctatctatctcttgtATTGCACCTAGAAAAACTTGATTTCAGAGGAGTAAACCTTATGTCCAAAAATACACTTTAAATGACCTTTAAAGAGTGCTCATATGCCAGTAACATGATACATATCACCATTAGTGTGTTGCCTGGTTCTTAGCTCCCTCTCTtctggtgctggtgtgtgtatgtgtgtgtgtgtgtgtgtgtgtgtgtgtgtgtgtgtgagtagccgCCGAGGTGCCCAGCAGTGCGGTCCTGCTGTTTGAGCTAGAACTGCTGGAGCTGCAGAAGGGCATTCCTGACGGCTACCTGTTTGTGTGGCTCGGAGACAGCCCAGACCCACTGTTCCCCGCCATGGACCTAAATAAGGACCAGGAGGTCCCTCTGGAAGAGGTCAGAAACATAAAGTGGACCTTGGCACAAACAatgccctctttctttctctctcacacacacacacacacacacacacacacacaccttacaggGGAATAAAGAGAatgtgtgcacactcacacacacaatatttacaGTATTCCAGATGAAAAACGAGTCGTCATAATAGATGAGATGCTCATAATTGCTCTTCTTTTGTCTGTCTAGTTTACGGAGTTCATCCAGTCCCAGATTACTGAGGGCAAAGGCCGCATGCGTCCAGGCATCGACGGTGAGGTGGTcattaaggacatgtttgtcaATCAGGATCGTAACAAAGATGGTAAGATCACAGCAGAAGAGCTGAAACTCAAATCAGATGAGGACCCTCCCAAGCACGAAGAACTGTAAAGGAGGACCAATGCAAGTTAAACCACAGAGAGAGATcagtggagaaggagaggaggcagagacTGGGAACCCATACCAGCAAACCCAATTTCACCCAATTCTTGTCTATCAAGTCATTAAACAGAACAACCAGCAACCACTCATTCAGAACCAGAATCCCTTGGTGCACTGCAAATATCCACACGAGGCAAGGTTTGCCTCCAGATATGAAAACGGGTGGCTGAGTATTTTAGACAGGGTATGTGCAATAcaagttgtttttttaagttCCTTGGATTGTCTGACATGTCAAAGAATAAACAAGCTGTTTTTGTAAGTAAATAAAGACTAAATATGTAATGTGGAAATGGTGTTATGACTCAAGTCATACGTACAAGGTTACTTTTTTCTGGCCAGGCCAGCCCTTTCAAAGTTTGGATAGAGAGGTCATTGAACTGTATGAAAACAGTGTATTATCCTGTCCAAAACGGCACAATTGTATGTGCAATTTTTGTAGGTTTTTTTAGTTCATTAAAATTGTTACCCATGGGCACTTCTTTGTTTTTAATAAAGTTGGATTGGTAAATAAGTGCAGCTGTATTTCTTAATTAGCACAATGTTgaaatacattttcatgtaaACCACTgcttaaaaataaaattacataTGTATTTTAAGACAGAAGTGGGCAGTTGTCTTCTAAGCTATCAGATCTTTACATTGAGTGTGTAacagtgccatctagtggctgATAAAATATTGTCATACTTACTCCTGATTAGCTCACCTCCAGACTGACATAGAAAATGGGGCCAAGAGGGTCCACCAGTAGTCACATTTTGGTGAGAATTTCTTCCATGACCTAAATGCCCTCCTGAAACTAGTACGTTCCCTAGCATGGAGAGAACAACTTGTTTCATAGTTGAAATTATTTGGAAATGTGCAAAAGAAATTTCTGGCCATTGAGGAAAAAGTTTGTAAACTgaaagacatgtttttttttattacaatttAAGACACTATAAGTGGTAACTGTGGAAGTTAATACAAAACCACTCTGTTACTCCCCTTCAAAATATGATACTCATGTAGAGCTTAAAATGAGTCTGGTTCACAGAGAGCCCACACAACATACATTTCCTTAAGAACATGTTTAATAAATGTCTAAAACACATAACTCTGGATAATTGCAATATGCAGAATGGACGCAACTGCCATTGGATTAGCCGCATATGGCCTGAAAGTGTGCTGGTTGGGACACATGTGTTAAGAGACAGAAAGCCTCTGATATCTCTGAAACAATTTCTAAGATCACGGAGTAGAACTGGATGAGGTGCAGACTACCGGGTTAACAAGCCTTTACGTTGCCACTGAGAATGTTCTGCTGTTTGGTAATTCTTCCATCTTGCTGTGCAAAGATGATCAAATTTGTTTTATAGTTTCACTGTACAGTGGCATTCTGGGAAAGATCTTTCCTGACACAGTGTTGTAGTCAGTGCTATAAAAACAAAACTGCACACAAGTACTGATGAACCCTTGGCATAAGAACAAAGCACTGCTTATTGGTACGTACTGTACATTCAGTAGCAGTTCTTACAATTCGTCCTCTGGGTATGAAAGTGCAGTTATATATCGATACACATATTGTTTTGTCTTGGAGAGATATCAAAAAACAAGTACTGAAAAATTAGAAAAGAACTATTCATGTTTAAATTGAACTCCACTGACAATGCAAATACATTCTAAGCAAATACTTTGAAAATGGCTGCTGTGGCTTTGAGATGACTCGATGGATGGACAGAAAAGGCCACGAGTGAGGACACTCATTGACATTCATAGCAAAACGTTCAAACGTCAAAGTCCCACACTCAGTACAAGGGCGCAGCTCCAGGAACAGTGCCATGTGATGTACTAGTCACAATGCTAAAGCCACTCTGGCTGATGCACCGAGCAAGCATAGTCCTGGGGGTGAAACAGAAAACAAACCACCAGCGCTCTTTCAGCTGGTTCTGTTACATAGAACATCAGTGGAACAGACCTTTCAGCTGGTTCTGTTACATAGAACACCAGTGGAACAGGCTTTGTGATATCTTCAGTTTCTTTGCCACTATGAGACTTAAAAAGTAAACCATGATCAGGATATCAAGTTCACTGCCAGCATAGCAAAGCATAAAAAACACACTAAAACAATAAAAACGATTAAACCAAATATATTGTCACAGTCTAGATAACAAACTAAGGGACAGCCGTATATGCTGTCAAAATAAGTCCCTTATCAACACGTACATCGGTGGTGTTTACAAATAAGCTTGAGTGAGGCTGCCACTGATGCCCTTGCATTGGACCCTCTCTGTAAACCTGTTGCAAGTTACTTCAGAACAGCAGACATTACAGACGAATGGCCAGTAAAGGTGCTCAAACTATGTTCCAAAGACTGAAGCTCTCCATAGTACAAATGTGTTAGGTCCAGTAATGTCTCATGCATTTTAAACAACTCGGGGCAAATCAAATGCCCCCTTCTGTTCGAAATGTGGGCGTATatctaaatctgtgtgtgtgtgaaattaggCTTATCAGTCATTGTGACACATGAAAAAAGATAGTAAAGTTGTGAAGGATTTTGAGGTACAGCTAAACTTCCACGTGACACTTGTGAATGTGACAAAGGGAAGAAACAGGTGCATGTAAGGAAAACATCAGGTCAACCGTTCCTCAGACTGCAACACTTAAAACACACGTCCACAGGGGAAAAGAATGGCCCGCCAACAGCACGGGGTCCACCAGCGCTATATGTTGCGGTGGGGAAGGTCAGGACTCGAAAAGCTGGGAGGCGGGGCCTCAGGACACCTTCCTGTCAGTCAGG from Alosa sapidissima isolate fAloSap1 chromosome 3, fAloSap1.pri, whole genome shotgun sequence carries:
- the p3h4 gene encoding endoplasmic reticulum protein SC65 codes for the protein MILPVIHNMASPTHSIREIALYVCVWTILFASVPAQAQYEKYSFKSFPQSELMPLESAYGYALEQYGVQNWKESIKYLELSLRLHRLLKDSEAYCSQNCSQVSRDHDELFQDTSLRIMGHFLQRASCLKNCKKNFPVFSVAYPKRVTLEAFERREPYRYMQYAYFQLNYLEKAVSAAHTFLQRNPGEPLLTKNMNYYKSLFDVDEYLIDHEEKLYEGAFLKAVKLFNAGDFSNSAFNMEQAATEYLKVYDLCLAACEGSYEVTEFKDFYPTLADLYVDVLTCKVKCEANLTPNVGGFFVEKFVATMYHYMQFAYYKLNDVRSAAPCAASYMLFDPSDEVMQKNMVYYKFYREQWGLEEEHFKPRPEAVRYFNQTAKQKEMLEFAQNYLQTDDEDVVSPEEHVTGPASPPDEEFERIGDYEESFLAEWWQEPKTKGDNGETEDRREV
- the fkbp10a gene encoding peptidyl-prolyl cis-trans isomerase FKBP10 — protein: MELKYMLVIAVISVIYVKCDSSPLDDLVIDRYSIPALCPREVQTGDYVRYHFNGTLLDGKKFESSHDKGKPFVGQVGLGSVVITGLDRGVLGMCVNERRKLTIPPHLAYGVLGAGTVIPPDTTLVFDVLLLDLWNTDDKVQTITLSKPQDCKRKVVSTDFVRYHYNGTLLNGTLFDSSHARGQTYDTYVGQGYLIKGMDIGLLGMCVGERRSIIIPPFLGYEDKGYGNQIPPYASLMFDVVLVDHFHTNDTVVSEILYTPELCSRKSVSGDYIRYHYNGTLQDGTLFDSSYQRNSTYNTYIGMGFVILGMDEALQGVCVGEKKKVTIPPHLAYGEKGLEGMIPGSAVLIFNIHVIDFHNPNDTVNIQVTHKPQVCNQTTEVNDLIQYRYNCSLMDDTLLYTSDSHNLPPRTQLGAGKIIQGLDDGLQGMCVGEKRVVIVPPHLGHGESGAAEVPSSAVLLFELELLELQKGIPDGYLFVWLGDSPDPLFPAMDLNKDQEVPLEEFTEFIQSQITEGKGRMRPGIDGEVVIKDMFVNQDRNKDGKITAEELKLKSDEDPPKHEEL